In one Mus caroli chromosome 14, CAROLI_EIJ_v1.1, whole genome shotgun sequence genomic region, the following are encoded:
- the Sall2 gene encoding sal-like protein 2 isoform X1 produces MSRRKQRRPQQLISDCEGPSASENGDASEEDHPQVCAKCCAQFSDPTEFLAHQNSCCTDPPVMVIIGGQENPSNSSASSAPRPEGHSRSQVMDTEHSNPPDSGSSGPPDPTWGPERRGEESSGQFLVAATGTAAGGGGGLILASPKLGATPLPPESTPAPPPPPPPPPPPGVGSGHLNIPLILEELRVLQQRQIHQMQMTEQICRQVLLLGSLGQTVGAPASPSELPGTGATSSTKPLLPLFSPIKPAQTGKTLASSSSSSSPSGAEPPKQAFFHLYHPLGSQHPFSVGGVGRSHKPTPAPSPALPGSTDQLIASPHLAFPGTTGLLAAQCLGAARGLEAAASPGLLKPKNGSGELGYGEVISSLEKPGGRHKCRFCAKVFGSDSALQIHLRSHTGERPYKCNVCGNRFTTRGNLKVHFHRHREKYPHVQMNPHPVPEHLDYVITSSGLPYGMSVPPEKAEEEAATPGGGVERKPLVASTTALSATESLTLLSTGTSTAVAPGLPTFNKFVLMKAVEPKSKADENTPPGSEGSAIAGVADSGSATRMQLSKLVTSLPSWALLTNHLKSTGSFPFPYVLEPLGASPSETSKLQQLVEKIDRQGAVAVASTASGAPTTSAPAPSSSASGPNQCVICLRVLSCPRALRLHYGQHGGERPFKCKVCGRAFSTRGNLRAHFVGHKTSPAARAQNSCPICQKKFTNAVTLQQHVRMHLGGQIPNGGSTLSEGGGAAQENSSEQSTASGPGSFPQPQSQQPSPEEEMSEEEEEDEEEEEDVTDEDSLAGRGSESGGEKAISVRGDSEEVSGAEEEVATSVAAPTTVKEMDSNEKAPQHTLPPPPPPPDNLDHPQPMEQGTSDVSGATEEEAKLEATSSPMAALTQEGEGTSTPLVEELNLPEAMKKDPGESSGRKACEVCGQSFPTQTALEEHQKTHPKDGPLFTCVFCRQGFLDRATLKKHMLLAHHQVPPFAPHGPPNIATLSLVPGCSSSIPSPGLSPFPRKDDPTMP; encoded by the coding sequence GTGATGCTAGCGAGGAAGACCACCCTCAAGTCTGTGCCAAATGCTGCGCACAATTCTCTGACCCGACCGAATTCCTCGCTCACCAGAACTCATGTTGCACTGACCCACCGGTAATGGTGATAATTGGAGGCCAGGAGAATCCCAGCAACTCTTCAGCCTCCTCTGCGCCCCGACCAGAGGGCCACAGTAGGTCCCAGGTCATGGATACAGAGCACAGCAATCCCCCAGATTCTGGGTCCTCTGGGCCCCCGGATCCCACTTGGGGGCCAGAGCGGAGGGGAGAGGAATCTTCTGGGCAATTCCTGGTCGCTGCCACAGGTACAGcggctgggggaggtgggggccTGATCTTGGCCAGTCCAAAGCTGGGAGCAACCCCATTACCTCCAGAATCCACTCCtgcaccccctcctcccccacctccccctccccctccaggtGTAGGCAGTGGCCACTTGAACATTCCTCTGATCTTGGAAGAGTTGCGGGTGCTGCAGCAGCGCCAGATTCACCAGATGCAGATGACTGAACAAATCTGCCGCCAGGTGCTGCTACTTGGCTCCTTGGGGCAGACCGTGGGTGCCCCTGCCAGTCCCTCAGAGCTACCTGGGACAGGGGCTACCTCTTCCACCAAGCCCCTACTGCCTCTCTTCAGTCCCATCAAGCCAGCGCAAACTGGCAAGACACTGGCATCTTCCTCTTCGTCATCCTCCCCCTCTGGAGCTGAACCGCCTAAGCAGGCTTTCTTCCACCTTTACCATCCACTGGGATCACAGCATCCCTTCTCTGTAGGAGGGGTTGGGCGGAGCCACAAAcccacccctgccccttcccctgcGCTGCCAGGCAGCACGGATCAGCTGATTGCTTCACCTCATCTGGCATTCCCAGGCACCACCGGACTCCTGGCAGCTCAGTGTCTTGGGGCAGCAAGGGGCCTTGAGGctgctgcctccccagggctCCTGAAGCCAAAGAACGGAAGTGGTGAACTGGGCTATGGGGAAGTGATCAGTTCCTTGGAGAAACCCGGTGGAAGGCACAAATGCCGCTTTTGTGCAAAAGTATTCGGCAGTGACAGCGCCCTACAGATCCACCTTCGTTCCCACACTGGTGAGAGGCCCTATAAGTGCAACGTCTGTGGTAACCGTTTCACTACTCGGGGCAACCTCAAAGTACATTTTCACCGGCATCGTGAGAAGTACCCACATGTGCAAATGAATCCACATCCAGTACCGGAGCACCTAGACTACGTCATCACCAGCAGTGGGCTGCCTTATGGAATGTCTGTGCcaccagagaaagcagaagaggaggcagccaCACCAGGCGGAGGTGTTGAACGCAAACCCCTAGTGGCCTCCACCACAGCACTCAGTGCCACAGAGAGCCTGACACTGCTCTCCACTGGCACAAGCACAGCAGTGGCTCCTGGGCTCCCTACTTTCAACAAGTTTGTGCTCATGAAGGCAGTGGAACCCAAGAGTAAAGCGGATGAGAACACGCCCCCAGGGAGTGAGGGCTCTGCCATCGCTGGAGTAGCAGACAGTGGCTCAGCAACCCGGATGCAGCTAAGTAAGCTGGTGACATCACTACCGAGTTGGGCACTGCTTACTAATCACTTGAAGTCAACTGGAAGTTTCCCCTTCCCTTATGTCCTAGAACCCTTGGGGGCTTCgccttctgagacctcaaagctgcAGCAGCTAGTAGAAAAGATTGACCGCCAAGGAGCTGTGGCGGTGGCGTCTACTGCCTCGGGAGCTCCCACCACTTCTGCCCCTGCACCTTCCTCCTCCGCTTCTGGACCTAACCAGTGTGTCATCTGTCTTCGGGTCCTGAGTTGCCCTCGGGCTCTACGCCTGCATTATGGCCAACATGGAGGTGAGCGGCCCTTCAAGTGTAAAGTGTGTGGCCGAGCTTTCTCCACAAGGGGCAATTTGCGCGCACATTTCGTGGGTCACAAGACCAGTCCAGCTGCCCGGGCTCAGAACTCCTGCCCCATTTGTCAGAAGAAGTTCACTAATGCTGTCACTCTGCAGCAACATGTTCGGATGCACCTGGGGGGCCAGATCCCCAACGGGGGTTCCACACTTTCTGAAGGTGGGGGAGCTGCCCAGGAAAACAGCTCTGAGCAGTCTACAGCTTCTGGACCAGGGAGTTTCCCCCAGCCGCAGTCTCAGCAGCCATCTCCAGAAGAGGAGAtgtctgaggaagaggaagaggatgaggaagaggaggaagatgtgaCAGATGAAGATTCCCTAGCAGGAAGAGGCTCTGAGAGTGGGGGAGAGAAGGCCATATCAGTACGAGGTGACTCAGAAGAGGTATCTGGGGCAGAGGAAGAAGTAGCAACATCAGTAGCAGCACCCACCACTGTGAAGGAGATGGACAGTAATGAGAAAGCCCCTCAACACACTCTGCCGCCACCTCCGCCACCACCCGACAACCTGGATCATCCCCAACCCATGGAGCAGGGAACCAGTGATGTTTCCGGAGCCACGGAGGAAGAAGCCAAACTGGAGGCAACCTCAAGCCCGATGGCAGCCCTCACCCAAGAAGGAGAGGGCACCAGCACCCCTTTGGTGGAAGAGCTGAACTTACCGGAAGCCATGAAGAAGGATCCCGGAGAGAGCAGCGGCAGGAAGGCCTGTGAAGTGTGTGGCCAGAGCTTTCCTACCCAGACAGCTCTGGAGGAGCATCAGAAGACCCATCCCAAGGATGGGCCACTCTTCACTTGTGTCTTCTGCAGGCAGGGCTTCCTCGACCGTGCTACCCTCAAGAAGCACATGCTGTTGGCTCACCACCAGGTACCGCCCTTTGCACCCCATGGCCCTCCGAATATTGCTACTCTTTCCTTGGTCCCTGGCTGttcctcctccatcccttctccaGGGCTCTCCCCATTCCCTCGAAAAGATGACCCCACCATGCCATGA
- the Sall2 gene encoding sal-like protein 2 isoform X2 — MAQETGSSSRLGGPCGEPAERGGDASEEDHPQVCAKCCAQFSDPTEFLAHQNSCCTDPPVMVIIGGQENPSNSSASSAPRPEGHSRSQVMDTEHSNPPDSGSSGPPDPTWGPERRGEESSGQFLVAATGTAAGGGGGLILASPKLGATPLPPESTPAPPPPPPPPPPPGVGSGHLNIPLILEELRVLQQRQIHQMQMTEQICRQVLLLGSLGQTVGAPASPSELPGTGATSSTKPLLPLFSPIKPAQTGKTLASSSSSSSPSGAEPPKQAFFHLYHPLGSQHPFSVGGVGRSHKPTPAPSPALPGSTDQLIASPHLAFPGTTGLLAAQCLGAARGLEAAASPGLLKPKNGSGELGYGEVISSLEKPGGRHKCRFCAKVFGSDSALQIHLRSHTGERPYKCNVCGNRFTTRGNLKVHFHRHREKYPHVQMNPHPVPEHLDYVITSSGLPYGMSVPPEKAEEEAATPGGGVERKPLVASTTALSATESLTLLSTGTSTAVAPGLPTFNKFVLMKAVEPKSKADENTPPGSEGSAIAGVADSGSATRMQLSKLVTSLPSWALLTNHLKSTGSFPFPYVLEPLGASPSETSKLQQLVEKIDRQGAVAVASTASGAPTTSAPAPSSSASGPNQCVICLRVLSCPRALRLHYGQHGGERPFKCKVCGRAFSTRGNLRAHFVGHKTSPAARAQNSCPICQKKFTNAVTLQQHVRMHLGGQIPNGGSTLSEGGGAAQENSSEQSTASGPGSFPQPQSQQPSPEEEMSEEEEEDEEEEEDVTDEDSLAGRGSESGGEKAISVRGDSEEVSGAEEEVATSVAAPTTVKEMDSNEKAPQHTLPPPPPPPDNLDHPQPMEQGTSDVSGATEEEAKLEATSSPMAALTQEGEGTSTPLVEELNLPEAMKKDPGESSGRKACEVCGQSFPTQTALEEHQKTHPKDGPLFTCVFCRQGFLDRATLKKHMLLAHHQVPPFAPHGPPNIATLSLVPGCSSSIPSPGLSPFPRKDDPTMP; from the exons ATGGCGCAGGAAACCGGGAGCAGCTCTCGACTCGGGGGACCCTGCGGGGAGCCTGCGGAGCGCGGAG GTGATGCTAGCGAGGAAGACCACCCTCAAGTCTGTGCCAAATGCTGCGCACAATTCTCTGACCCGACCGAATTCCTCGCTCACCAGAACTCATGTTGCACTGACCCACCGGTAATGGTGATAATTGGAGGCCAGGAGAATCCCAGCAACTCTTCAGCCTCCTCTGCGCCCCGACCAGAGGGCCACAGTAGGTCCCAGGTCATGGATACAGAGCACAGCAATCCCCCAGATTCTGGGTCCTCTGGGCCCCCGGATCCCACTTGGGGGCCAGAGCGGAGGGGAGAGGAATCTTCTGGGCAATTCCTGGTCGCTGCCACAGGTACAGcggctgggggaggtgggggccTGATCTTGGCCAGTCCAAAGCTGGGAGCAACCCCATTACCTCCAGAATCCACTCCtgcaccccctcctcccccacctccccctccccctccaggtGTAGGCAGTGGCCACTTGAACATTCCTCTGATCTTGGAAGAGTTGCGGGTGCTGCAGCAGCGCCAGATTCACCAGATGCAGATGACTGAACAAATCTGCCGCCAGGTGCTGCTACTTGGCTCCTTGGGGCAGACCGTGGGTGCCCCTGCCAGTCCCTCAGAGCTACCTGGGACAGGGGCTACCTCTTCCACCAAGCCCCTACTGCCTCTCTTCAGTCCCATCAAGCCAGCGCAAACTGGCAAGACACTGGCATCTTCCTCTTCGTCATCCTCCCCCTCTGGAGCTGAACCGCCTAAGCAGGCTTTCTTCCACCTTTACCATCCACTGGGATCACAGCATCCCTTCTCTGTAGGAGGGGTTGGGCGGAGCCACAAAcccacccctgccccttcccctgcGCTGCCAGGCAGCACGGATCAGCTGATTGCTTCACCTCATCTGGCATTCCCAGGCACCACCGGACTCCTGGCAGCTCAGTGTCTTGGGGCAGCAAGGGGCCTTGAGGctgctgcctccccagggctCCTGAAGCCAAAGAACGGAAGTGGTGAACTGGGCTATGGGGAAGTGATCAGTTCCTTGGAGAAACCCGGTGGAAGGCACAAATGCCGCTTTTGTGCAAAAGTATTCGGCAGTGACAGCGCCCTACAGATCCACCTTCGTTCCCACACTGGTGAGAGGCCCTATAAGTGCAACGTCTGTGGTAACCGTTTCACTACTCGGGGCAACCTCAAAGTACATTTTCACCGGCATCGTGAGAAGTACCCACATGTGCAAATGAATCCACATCCAGTACCGGAGCACCTAGACTACGTCATCACCAGCAGTGGGCTGCCTTATGGAATGTCTGTGCcaccagagaaagcagaagaggaggcagccaCACCAGGCGGAGGTGTTGAACGCAAACCCCTAGTGGCCTCCACCACAGCACTCAGTGCCACAGAGAGCCTGACACTGCTCTCCACTGGCACAAGCACAGCAGTGGCTCCTGGGCTCCCTACTTTCAACAAGTTTGTGCTCATGAAGGCAGTGGAACCCAAGAGTAAAGCGGATGAGAACACGCCCCCAGGGAGTGAGGGCTCTGCCATCGCTGGAGTAGCAGACAGTGGCTCAGCAACCCGGATGCAGCTAAGTAAGCTGGTGACATCACTACCGAGTTGGGCACTGCTTACTAATCACTTGAAGTCAACTGGAAGTTTCCCCTTCCCTTATGTCCTAGAACCCTTGGGGGCTTCgccttctgagacctcaaagctgcAGCAGCTAGTAGAAAAGATTGACCGCCAAGGAGCTGTGGCGGTGGCGTCTACTGCCTCGGGAGCTCCCACCACTTCTGCCCCTGCACCTTCCTCCTCCGCTTCTGGACCTAACCAGTGTGTCATCTGTCTTCGGGTCCTGAGTTGCCCTCGGGCTCTACGCCTGCATTATGGCCAACATGGAGGTGAGCGGCCCTTCAAGTGTAAAGTGTGTGGCCGAGCTTTCTCCACAAGGGGCAATTTGCGCGCACATTTCGTGGGTCACAAGACCAGTCCAGCTGCCCGGGCTCAGAACTCCTGCCCCATTTGTCAGAAGAAGTTCACTAATGCTGTCACTCTGCAGCAACATGTTCGGATGCACCTGGGGGGCCAGATCCCCAACGGGGGTTCCACACTTTCTGAAGGTGGGGGAGCTGCCCAGGAAAACAGCTCTGAGCAGTCTACAGCTTCTGGACCAGGGAGTTTCCCCCAGCCGCAGTCTCAGCAGCCATCTCCAGAAGAGGAGAtgtctgaggaagaggaagaggatgaggaagaggaggaagatgtgaCAGATGAAGATTCCCTAGCAGGAAGAGGCTCTGAGAGTGGGGGAGAGAAGGCCATATCAGTACGAGGTGACTCAGAAGAGGTATCTGGGGCAGAGGAAGAAGTAGCAACATCAGTAGCAGCACCCACCACTGTGAAGGAGATGGACAGTAATGAGAAAGCCCCTCAACACACTCTGCCGCCACCTCCGCCACCACCCGACAACCTGGATCATCCCCAACCCATGGAGCAGGGAACCAGTGATGTTTCCGGAGCCACGGAGGAAGAAGCCAAACTGGAGGCAACCTCAAGCCCGATGGCAGCCCTCACCCAAGAAGGAGAGGGCACCAGCACCCCTTTGGTGGAAGAGCTGAACTTACCGGAAGCCATGAAGAAGGATCCCGGAGAGAGCAGCGGCAGGAAGGCCTGTGAAGTGTGTGGCCAGAGCTTTCCTACCCAGACAGCTCTGGAGGAGCATCAGAAGACCCATCCCAAGGATGGGCCACTCTTCACTTGTGTCTTCTGCAGGCAGGGCTTCCTCGACCGTGCTACCCTCAAGAAGCACATGCTGTTGGCTCACCACCAGGTACCGCCCTTTGCACCCCATGGCCCTCCGAATATTGCTACTCTTTCCTTGGTCCCTGGCTGttcctcctccatcccttctccaGGGCTCTCCCCATTCCCTCGAAAAGATGACCCCACCATGCCATGA
- the Sall2 gene encoding sal-like protein 2 isoform X3 — protein MSRRKQRRPQQLISDCEGPSASENGDASEEDHPQVCAKCCAQFSDPTEFLAHQNSCCTDPPVMVIIGGQENPSNSSASSAPRPEGHSRSQVMDTEHSNPPDSGSSGPPDPTWGPERRGEESSGQFLVAATGTAAGGGGGLILASPKLGATPLPPESTPAPPPPPPPPPPPGVGSGHLNIPLILEELRVLQQRQIHQMQMTEQICRQVLLLGSLGQTVGAPASPSELPGTGATSSTKPLLPLFSPIKPAQTGKTLASSSSSSSPSGAEPPKQAFFHLYHPLGSQHPFSVGGVGRSHKPTPAPSPALPGSTDQLIASPHLAFPGTTGLLAAQCLGAARGLEAAASPGLLKPKNGSGELGYGEVISSLEKPGGRHKCRFCAKVFGSDSALQIHLRSHTGERPYKCNVCGNRFTTRGNLKVHFHRHREKYPHVQMNPHPVPEHLDYVITSSGLPYGMSVPPEKAEEEAATPGGGVERKPLVASTTALSATESLTLLSTGTSTAVAPGLPTFNKFVLMKAVEPKSKADENTPPGSEGSAIAGVADSGSATRMQLSKLVTSLPSWALLTNHLKSTGSFPFPYVLEPLGASPSETSKLQQLVEKIDRQGAVAVASTASGAPTTSAPAPSSSASGPNQCVICLRVLSCPRALRLHYGQHGGERPFKCKVCGRAFSTRGNLRAHFVGHKTSPAARAQNSCPICQKKFTNAVTLQQHVRMHLGGQIPNGGSTLSEGGGAAQENSSEQSTASGPGSFPQPQSQQPSPEEEMSEEEEEDEEEEEDVTDEDSLAGRGSESGGEKAISVRGDSEEVSGAEEEVATSVAAPTTVKEMDSNEKAPQHTLPPPPPPPDNLDHPQPMEQGTSDVSGATEEEAKLEATSSPMAALTQEGEGTSTPLVEELNLPEAMKKDPGESSGRKACEVCGQSFPTQTALEEHQKTHPKDGPLFTCVFCRQGFLDRATLKKHMLLAHHQVY, from the exons GTGATGCTAGCGAGGAAGACCACCCTCAAGTCTGTGCCAAATGCTGCGCACAATTCTCTGACCCGACCGAATTCCTCGCTCACCAGAACTCATGTTGCACTGACCCACCGGTAATGGTGATAATTGGAGGCCAGGAGAATCCCAGCAACTCTTCAGCCTCCTCTGCGCCCCGACCAGAGGGCCACAGTAGGTCCCAGGTCATGGATACAGAGCACAGCAATCCCCCAGATTCTGGGTCCTCTGGGCCCCCGGATCCCACTTGGGGGCCAGAGCGGAGGGGAGAGGAATCTTCTGGGCAATTCCTGGTCGCTGCCACAGGTACAGcggctgggggaggtgggggccTGATCTTGGCCAGTCCAAAGCTGGGAGCAACCCCATTACCTCCAGAATCCACTCCtgcaccccctcctcccccacctccccctccccctccaggtGTAGGCAGTGGCCACTTGAACATTCCTCTGATCTTGGAAGAGTTGCGGGTGCTGCAGCAGCGCCAGATTCACCAGATGCAGATGACTGAACAAATCTGCCGCCAGGTGCTGCTACTTGGCTCCTTGGGGCAGACCGTGGGTGCCCCTGCCAGTCCCTCAGAGCTACCTGGGACAGGGGCTACCTCTTCCACCAAGCCCCTACTGCCTCTCTTCAGTCCCATCAAGCCAGCGCAAACTGGCAAGACACTGGCATCTTCCTCTTCGTCATCCTCCCCCTCTGGAGCTGAACCGCCTAAGCAGGCTTTCTTCCACCTTTACCATCCACTGGGATCACAGCATCCCTTCTCTGTAGGAGGGGTTGGGCGGAGCCACAAAcccacccctgccccttcccctgcGCTGCCAGGCAGCACGGATCAGCTGATTGCTTCACCTCATCTGGCATTCCCAGGCACCACCGGACTCCTGGCAGCTCAGTGTCTTGGGGCAGCAAGGGGCCTTGAGGctgctgcctccccagggctCCTGAAGCCAAAGAACGGAAGTGGTGAACTGGGCTATGGGGAAGTGATCAGTTCCTTGGAGAAACCCGGTGGAAGGCACAAATGCCGCTTTTGTGCAAAAGTATTCGGCAGTGACAGCGCCCTACAGATCCACCTTCGTTCCCACACTGGTGAGAGGCCCTATAAGTGCAACGTCTGTGGTAACCGTTTCACTACTCGGGGCAACCTCAAAGTACATTTTCACCGGCATCGTGAGAAGTACCCACATGTGCAAATGAATCCACATCCAGTACCGGAGCACCTAGACTACGTCATCACCAGCAGTGGGCTGCCTTATGGAATGTCTGTGCcaccagagaaagcagaagaggaggcagccaCACCAGGCGGAGGTGTTGAACGCAAACCCCTAGTGGCCTCCACCACAGCACTCAGTGCCACAGAGAGCCTGACACTGCTCTCCACTGGCACAAGCACAGCAGTGGCTCCTGGGCTCCCTACTTTCAACAAGTTTGTGCTCATGAAGGCAGTGGAACCCAAGAGTAAAGCGGATGAGAACACGCCCCCAGGGAGTGAGGGCTCTGCCATCGCTGGAGTAGCAGACAGTGGCTCAGCAACCCGGATGCAGCTAAGTAAGCTGGTGACATCACTACCGAGTTGGGCACTGCTTACTAATCACTTGAAGTCAACTGGAAGTTTCCCCTTCCCTTATGTCCTAGAACCCTTGGGGGCTTCgccttctgagacctcaaagctgcAGCAGCTAGTAGAAAAGATTGACCGCCAAGGAGCTGTGGCGGTGGCGTCTACTGCCTCGGGAGCTCCCACCACTTCTGCCCCTGCACCTTCCTCCTCCGCTTCTGGACCTAACCAGTGTGTCATCTGTCTTCGGGTCCTGAGTTGCCCTCGGGCTCTACGCCTGCATTATGGCCAACATGGAGGTGAGCGGCCCTTCAAGTGTAAAGTGTGTGGCCGAGCTTTCTCCACAAGGGGCAATTTGCGCGCACATTTCGTGGGTCACAAGACCAGTCCAGCTGCCCGGGCTCAGAACTCCTGCCCCATTTGTCAGAAGAAGTTCACTAATGCTGTCACTCTGCAGCAACATGTTCGGATGCACCTGGGGGGCCAGATCCCCAACGGGGGTTCCACACTTTCTGAAGGTGGGGGAGCTGCCCAGGAAAACAGCTCTGAGCAGTCTACAGCTTCTGGACCAGGGAGTTTCCCCCAGCCGCAGTCTCAGCAGCCATCTCCAGAAGAGGAGAtgtctgaggaagaggaagaggatgaggaagaggaggaagatgtgaCAGATGAAGATTCCCTAGCAGGAAGAGGCTCTGAGAGTGGGGGAGAGAAGGCCATATCAGTACGAGGTGACTCAGAAGAGGTATCTGGGGCAGAGGAAGAAGTAGCAACATCAGTAGCAGCACCCACCACTGTGAAGGAGATGGACAGTAATGAGAAAGCCCCTCAACACACTCTGCCGCCACCTCCGCCACCACCCGACAACCTGGATCATCCCCAACCCATGGAGCAGGGAACCAGTGATGTTTCCGGAGCCACGGAGGAAGAAGCCAAACTGGAGGCAACCTCAAGCCCGATGGCAGCCCTCACCCAAGAAGGAGAGGGCACCAGCACCCCTTTGGTGGAAGAGCTGAACTTACCGGAAGCCATGAAGAAGGATCCCGGAGAGAGCAGCGGCAGGAAGGCCTGTGAAGTGTGTGGCCAGAGCTTTCCTACCCAGACAGCTCTGGAGGAGCATCAGAAGACCCATCCCAAGGATGGGCCACTCTTCACTTGTGTCTTCTGCAGGCAGGGCTTCCTCGACCGTGCTACCCTCAAGAAGCACATGCTGTTGGCTCACCACCAG GTATACTAG